The window ttttttttcttgaagggaAGAATCTTTACTTAAGCTGGAAAAATTACAAACAGTACagcaaaataatcataaaaacaaaaagattgtgCATCTTTAAGAATCATGATCATCTAAGCATGGAATGATGGGACTTTTAAAATCTGTTGTTAGATCTAATACCTATAAACACAGGCAAATTGGAGACTACTCATTTGTCTACTTAGAGATAGAGGgtagttaaaataaattatttatttatttattatttttttttctgaagctggaaatggggagagacagtcagacagactcccgcatgcgcccgaccgggatccacctggcacgcccaccagggggcaacgctctgcccaccagggggcgatgctctgcccctccctggcgtcgctctgtcgcgaccagagccactctagcgctggggcagaggccaaggagccatccccagcacccggggccatctttgctccaatggagccttggctgcgggagggaaagagagagacagagaggaaggagaaggggagatgtggagaagcagatgggagcttctcctgtgtgccctggctgggaatcgaacccgggacttctgcacgccaggccgacgctctaccactgagccaaccggccagggcaaattattatttttgaggaGTTGATTTATAGATCTTAGCTGATTAGAGCTGGCTTTCAGGTTTGCCAAGTCACCAAAAAACCTTAAAGTTTGTTTGGGAAGAAGGCCATTTTTGGAAGATAACCGTTTCAGGAGCTGCTTACCAGGTTTCCAACTGAAATAGTCAAATATCCAGAGAAGTAAAGTATTAAAAACATATAGAGCCTTACCTTTCGGAAAATTTCCTCCAAGTCACAGGAACAGGCATTTTCTTGTAACTGTTCGATGAGtttcataataaaaagagaaCCCTTCTCAGGATGTCTCCAAGAAACATTATCTGTGAATAAAACACATTCCAAATCTCATGCAAAACTTTTGTCTCACCAAAAAGATAGAATGCTAGGGTTTCTACTCCATCTGAGGAAGCCTGTTAAGTTCATCATGTTTTCTATACACTGCCATTATTACTGAATAAACTCAAgatttaatgaatatattttatactgATACTTGATCATCATTGATGTCATATAAAGGATACCATATATGGTGCAGATGTTATGTTGGCATAGTCTCTGAGTTTAAGGATCTGTAGATTTATTTAGTAGATAAGAAGGGAAAGgcagaagggggtggagggaagtgATGAGGCTTTGGGGAAGTAATACCTAAGTGTGGATCCCAAGAGTGCTATTTACTGATTCTGATTTAGGTTAATTATACTCTCTGAAATACAATGATCTTGACTACAAATGGTGGGGTTATCATTTCTGctacaaaaatgtatttaaaaattaaatataatacaagTGTCTGGGAGAATACAGGATATGTTATACCCAGCCTATACAAgttaattatattaataactttttaaatatttaccttaCTTTGCAAATAATTAAATTCAAATCAAGTAATATTGATCATAAGGTATTtgtacaaagaaaatattaactaaatCTATAAATGGTAGCAATATGAAAGAAGTACAAACTTAATTGAGGTTTAAGAGGAAAAGATCATATTCTACTGGAGAACAAAACAAAgtcttataaaaaacaaatattgatgGATGATTATATAAATAAGAGTCATAGAAAtcataaagctattttaaaagtatacaaaaaaatatacaagATATAAACAGTATAAATAGCTATGTTCAATGATGAACACAGGTTTTCACAAAACATTTTAGccaataataatggtaataaaatacataataagaGATGAAAATTCTATTTAAAGCTATAGCTGTCTTATGAGACTGGTTCTAGGaaaaggaaggaggtggggacagAAATATCTGCAAGTGCTTTGTGAAATTAAGAAAGTGAATGGTCATGTGTCTTCAGGAGAGCACTATAATGTATCAATAGTTGAGATTAACACCAGAGACCGTGGGGTTCAGTTTACTGTCGGAAGATGACTAGCTGAAGCTAATGGAATTGACATTTTTAAGAGTCATCTACAATGGAGGGGtaagaaaagtgaaagaaaaggagaaaaaaaattagtaagatgGGTGTTGAGAAGTCAGGGGTCTATAAAGAAGCCAGAGGTAAATCTTTTGTGGAATGCTAGaatgaaaaagattttaaagaataGTTATGTCTAATACTAAAGTCTGCTAAATACATTCAAGCTGTAAATGTGTGGGACTTCTTGCCTAGTGTCATTGATCttgatttttgagaaaaaaaataattgatttctaTATTAACACATGGTCAACACAATGCAAAACTAGGCTATCTCCTGAGAGATGATGTCTCATTAccagaaaataatgaaatctaTAAATTAAACTATTTGAACAGAGGTAAGGCCTTAAGGTCATAGGAAATCAAAAAAGTGTGAATGGCCTCAAAATTCACAATATAGTGGGTGACTTTTATTTAAGCCATGATACAGAATTTCACTCAAGGTAAAAAACCTTGAGTAAAGTTACAGatggaaatatatttaataataattatttagtgTGTGCTTTACTCTGTATCATTctcaatatttcatatatattatctcatttaatcattagAATAatatttgtgtttacatataCCAGTGAGGAGGAAATCAAAGAAAGCCCAGAGAGGCTAAATAACTAAAACCAGTTTACAAAATACTAAATGGTAGGGTCAGAATATAAGTGACCCTAGTCTTACTCTATAGCCTAGATTTAGAAATCATTAAGGtttcatctttttcatccagTCTATACTTCTAGTTAAAACCAGTTTAACTTAGAGACTCAATGTGcctcatctgcttttctacctttCCTTGCCCTTTTAAATACTACTTTTATGTAAATACCTAATGTCTAGGCAAATTGACCAACTGACTGATCCCAACATTTAAACCTTTCCTATGTGGAGTCAGATTCTAATTTATTTCAGTGTAAATATTCTATCTATCTCTCACAGTTTCAGGAAGATGTTTTTGTACAATGGGAATTTACTAATTActgagttaataaaaatatatgttctgtCTATCTCTATAGATAAGGGTAATTGAAGGTATAAACTGGGAGGACCACTTGAGTTGTCCTTTAGAAGTCTCATGGAAAGTTCAACACACATCCAATCTCGACAGAGTGTGTACGAACTTCTGCAGTGGTAATGCCCACAAAAGTGTCCTCCAAAGGCACTCATTACCTGGTGTTGAAGAGCAGAAAGCAATAAAATCCTTCTCTATGTGGGCTTTCTTAACGGCATCATACTCCAAATCTTCCGGGGCCAGTGAGGAGCTCTTTTCAGCAGCTTCTGATGAATCTTCTAACCATACTATCCCTTTGCTTTCTAGAAAGACAATATTTGGTTTCTTGTTACTACCAAAAGGCAAGAGCATTACGTTTTCCCTCAAAACACTGTTCAACcatatttactaatttatttgttcctatttttcattcatatgcacatacatacacatattccAGCAGCTATCTTTGTAACAATTCTATTTTTGCTAAATCTTACATGAATTCTAATTACATCAAAACATCAAAATCTTAAGACTGAATGTGGGATCTCTttagtttaaaatgaaataaatatacatatctaCTACCATTTATACAACTCACAGAAGCTACAATTTTGTTTGGTGACAGTAGGTGTTCTTTGACATTaaggagcagaaataaacaaatgaaaaaatacttgATGTATATAAATGATGAGGTCAAAACTTGTATATCTTGATTTCTAACAGACATCAGCACTTACCACCACGGCAAGCCTGGATGATGATCACCTTGGGTTTGTCCTTCAAGCTGGGACAGTTCTTAGTATTCAAACTTTGAAAGATGGTGTTGATGCTTAATATATCTGGAACTTCCTCTGAGTGTTTTGTTCCGCAAATGCCTTCTCGAataccatgagacatgaacaccAAGAAAGTACTGTCAGAGGTTTTGTGCTTCTCGAGGGCAGCAAAATCCTTCACCTCTCTAGTCATGTCCTGGAAGAAACCATACAATTGATTTTAAACTATGAGCTTCATTATCATAGCACATTGGTATATCAATAAAAAACACTTAAAGAATTTCTGGTTGATAGAAAAATCAAAGGGATATGAAAGGAAATTTAAGTTTCAATTCAAAGAAAGATGCCTGACCCAGCAGGgttgcagtgggtagagcatcaaactgggatgtggaggacccaggttcaaggccctgaggtcgccagtttgagagcaagctcatctggtttgatcaaggctcaccaccttgagctcaaattcgttggcttgagcaaggggtcactcggtctgctgtagcaccctggtcaaggcacatatgagaaagtaattaatgaacaactaaggtgctacaatgaagaattgatgtttctcatctctctcccttcctgtctgtctgtccctatccatctctctctctgtctctgtcacagaaaaaaaaaattcaaagaaagatGATATAAGGTTATAGGATGCCATTCAGGAGTTTCTAGTAAAGAAGAAAGGGTATTACTGTGTTAATAGAACAATTTCCAAAGAAGTGTTTCACTAACTCTtgctaaaatacaaaaacaaacaaacaaacaaaataaacaacaacaaaaaaaactctgtTAGAAGGGGTTACTGTAGCATTAAGGACCCTCCAAggacaaatttaaattttagattatTAAGAGATTAAGTGGTTTTAGACATATGAAAGGCATGATCATTGTCTCTATGTTCTGGAAAACTTACCAAAGCAGTGAGATTTTCTCTTAAAACCACAGTGTATCCAAGATCTTCCAGCAGCATCTTCATACCTCTGATATCAGCATCAGCTCCGTCTCTCCTGGAAACCTTGTCAAACTGTGTGTTGCAGATAATGAGGGCAAGACGTGTGCGAGTGGACTTCTCCATTATTGGATAAATCTGTTGAAAATGCACATTGCATAAACAGTCTTGTTCTCTTTGATTAAATAATCATCTTGAGGTTATACTGTTTCTCCGCCCCTAGTCCTATCCAGAAACCAGATCTCAGGAAGCatagataaaaacagaaaaatagagaaaacaaatgaatCTCACTCTAGGAGTTGGAATAGAGTTTACAAATGCCCAGATGACAACTTCCCTCTTGATATAATTGTTTTTGAGAGGTAAGATTGTGAAAGAACAGACTTTGAAACAATAATTATAGAATCTTAAAACTGactcttcaggccctggccggttggctcagtggtagagcttcggcctggcatgcaggaatcccaggtttgattcccagccagggcatacaggagaagcacctatctgcttctccacccctccccctctccttcctctttgtctctctcttcccctcccacagtcaaggctctattggagcaaagttgacccgaatgctgaggatggctctatggcctctgcctcaggcactagaatggctctggttgcaacagagcaactccccagatgggcagagcatcgccccctggtgggcatacgaggtggatcccagtcaggcacatgcaggagtctgtctgactgcctcaccatttctagtttcagaaaaatacaaaaacaaataaacaaacaaaaaactgactcTTCAGGTTGCTgattttgcaatattttataaTCTATTCTTCAGTTTCCTTCTTGATCTATAAAATAAACTAGTTTGAGGCTTCAAGGTATTATTATATGCAACATGCTTAGTATCTGATTCAGTATCTGATTCATAATAAGCATTCAACAAAtgtcattgttgttattattataattatttacttaGGATGTTGAAACAAACTTGGATCCCAATACATAAGCTTGGAATTCTAAGAGGTAGAAATCCTTTAAGTAAGGGATGCTGCAGGATAATTTTTTCAGAACCTCACAAGGAAATTGGCTCTAAAAAAGTGCCCCTGCCCTTTAAAATGGTCTCCACTGTTTTTTTCACCCAGATCCTTGTGTTCTGAACACAGTACCTCTGCTgacttttctttccatattctttgggCTTGTTCTGGGGTGCAAAGCTTGAGGCTCCCTCCTGGTCCTGGGAATGTAAGCTTAGCTGGGATGTCTTTCATTGTAGAAAAAACTGCAACAGAcaataaatattatgaataatgacACTGTGAACATCCCACTTGGTGCTTCTCACAATGTCTTATTTATATGAAGACacagaggagaaaataaatactTAGAAGAAAGACTCTAGGTTAATTGTTAACACTACTGAATGAGTCACTTCTGTTGGAACATATCCCAAACCAGAGGAGATTTTCAGTGGAATGATACAAGGATCTACTTTTGTCTCTTGGGATGagtatttttacaaatattttaaattaaaaatttgtaaagGGAATTTTTCAAGGCCATACATAATAGACCTTTCAGGAAacaatatgttaaataaaattgttaagatataaatttatttcaaaagccTTAAAGTTGAGAATAAAGTTTAATGGAAATAGAGCTTAATTACTCTACtgtaatatttcttaaaatgtttatgtttatttacttatttttatatttacttaataGGCATGATAGTAGGTATTAGAGATGAAcagatggaagaaagaaagaaagaaagaaagaaagaaagaaagaaagaaagaaaaggaagaaggaggaagatgaagaggaCTGAGTgagaggaaataaagaaagacagaagtaaggaaaaaaagtaggaaaaatgtgtttttgtCCTGTTCTTCAGGATCTCTCTACTGTATGTGTATATGGGGAGAAGGATGaggaatattaaatatatttactagaatgactataaaatagaataataatgcTAACATTAAGATGCATACTAGATGGAGTCATAGCACTACACATTGATTACACAAATATATGAGGCACAGTGGTTTATATAAGTAAAGCctttatggtttattttattaCAAGTTCAATGCCATCTAACAGTATGATgcatatactaaaaattaaaataatctgtttaaaaataaatatgttttttaaatatttagaatatctTTCAGAAGCTATTCaaacaagaaaattatatttaactttaaagggaaatttgaaaaaattatagtaaattcACTTAGGCAAACCAAGGCAACATGAAATATGTTTATTagaagtaaagtaaaaaataattaggtAGCTATAAAAATTAGTATTAGGTGGAAGAAACATTCTATTTCTTCATAAAGGAAACTGGAGAACAACAGAATATACTAAAGAGAAATACTTGGATATTAGAGCTAATTTTTCTCAGTAAAGAAATAAGGTATGTTTCCTTATGGTTATATAGTGTGTGTCCCATCcatgaaatatttaagaaaacatgcATGGGCTACCACCCTTAATAGATTTACTACAGTAGTTTCTAAATTTGGTAAAATATTTGTTTGTAGAGCTTCTAAGTTTCCTTCaaatttacaatattttaatttaaaaaagtgtcttctttctttaaaaccttcactttttttttatcaaacccccaacccccttcccttccaacagctgtctgttctctgtatctatgagtctatttctattatgttagtttattttgttcattagatgcacatgtaagtgaaatcatatggtacttgtctttctctgacttgtttcatttagcataatgctctcctggtccatccatgttgtcgcaaaaggtaagattcccttcttttttacagctgagtggtgtccattgtataaatgtaccacagctccCCCCCATTTCCCACCACCACCAGAGGAGaggactgaaatatttttaagatcttTGTCATCTTGGACTTGGGATTTTCTTGTGCCACCTTCACTTTTTGAAATGAAacattttgcatttaaatttttgttgcagAGACTAGCTAGCTATTCAATAAGACACTGTCTTCTCCTTCCTGGGCACATAGCGAGTCTATGTTGTCAACCACTGTAGCAGTTAGATGTGGGCATGTGACTGAGTTCTAGACAATGGAATGCAAGCAGAATTATGGTATGACACAGCCAGGCCAAGCTTAGCACAATCTCTCACAAATGATTTTCCATATTTCTTCCAATGCCATTATCTAGATGATTATGACCACTGCTGGTTTTGGCATTGTATATTACAGATAGTAGAGTTCTATGATGGAAGAACTCTAGTTATCTGAGTTAGCTGTTGGTGGAGAGTTGTCTACTGATGAAATATACTCATTCATGAATGAGACATAAGTTTCTATCATATCTGCACCATTAAAAATGTTTGATATTACTGCAGCAATCCATATCCTCTTAATTGATTTGGGTGTGTGTGGTGTTGTATCCATCTAACATTTTTAGCTAGATTTAATGTAGTGATAGAGATTCTTAAATACCTCACCATTTATAACTTGTGAACAAAAACAGGACtgttatttatcttatttattactTTCTAAATAGTCCATAGAACAGGGTCTTTAACATAGTAGACATGtgctaaatattttccaaatagtcTAGCAAATAATAGAAATTTTGATAAATCATGTAGTAAAATActatttgaacaaatatttttgcATGCACACTATGAGTCAACTACTGTTAGATGGAATCATACTTATGAATAAATCAAACATCTCAAATTTTCTCAAAAAGTTTAAAGTCTACTGTGGCAATGatgaatttattattaaaaatacaagacAAAATATAATGAGAGTTCTGGCTGGAGAATCATAAAGAACTGTGGGAATAAGGGCCGTGAACTAtagtaatagaaataaaagtgaCTAGACAGAGATGAATTTGAGAGAAGACTCAATAAGACTTGATTGCTGTTTGAACAGTGAAAGTGATGGAGAAGAAAAAGCTCCAGTACTAATTTCAGGTTTCTAGTTTGAATAACTTGGTGGTGTTATGTAACCAACATAGAGAAAACTGTAGGAGAAACAAGACACAGAGAAGGGCGGATGGCAAGTTCAGCTCTGACTATGTATAGAAAAAGGGGTCTGTGGGAGATATGACTGCATTATGTACAGAAAGACTAGTCATTCAAGTGGGCAGTCAGAATTTGAGACACAGATGCAGAATTTGTTAGTATAAACATGGTAATAAAACTGCAGAAGTCACTTTTGATGAagcagaatatattaaaaaaagaaaaggcataagTTCTATTTAAGAAAATGGCCCATTGCCTCCTCACCCTGGGTTTATCCCATGAATCTGTAATTAATGTCAAGAAAGATGGGGTTCAAAAATGTTCTTGCTTTGATCATACCATTAATTTCAGAGGGACGAATTGCTGCTTGGGGGTCCTGTGTAGCATGATCATTTTCTGATTGAGAACCTGAGGAGagataaaagacattaaaatagtCACTTACCATCTCTGAAAAAAATTTCCTCAGTGGGATGAAAAATCCCTATTTAAAATAACTTCCACAAGCTTTGATTCTATTCAAAATGTGATCTACCTAGAACCACATTCATCACCAGGGACCAAAAGCCTCTTCATTTGAGGCAGAATGACAGTGTCTATAAGTGAATtccttgatttcctctttctgatGAAAGTGCAACTGAGATTCCATAAACTATAAAACAGAGAATTCTCTTAATATGCATGTTTCAAGGTGGCTCCTGAAGTGACCACTACTGCATAACAGGTATGTGCTAAGTGAAGTTATCTAACTCAGAGCTTACCTAGACTTTGGCGAAAACTAAGAAGAACAGGGGGCTCTTATCCTTGCCAAGATTAATCAGAGCAGGAAGCGATGATGAGGTGACTCATGGGTCACCCTCAATCagtgttaatttaattttcaaacttCCAAAGAACAGGAAAGTATAGAACTAGGATATAAACAGAAATCTGTCAACTATTAATCTTGGGTTTTTGTTCACTGAAGTCCTCTGACAGCCCACAAAGGGCACTCTGGATTCATGCTGGGACAGGAGCCCTGACTGCAGTCACTGTAGTCTGTACTTGCCCGATTCAGTGGCACATTCAGAGGAGAGAACACAGACAAACCTGTTACACCATTTGGTTGCATAAAGTCACTCAAACCTATTAATGTATCCTCTGAGGTCATGATGCATTTCAATTTTGAGGACAAGAATCAGAtttaaagttcttttattttataaagatctcAATATAACAGTATGCACCTGAGAAACTTATTCTAGAAACTTCAAGAATTTTCGTGAGCTATCTTATGTGAAATACCCTGAGTCTTCATTCCATAAAAGATTTCCATAGACAAAATATGGTTCATTTTTCTGCTCTGAATGAGGGAGACCCATAGGCTGTCCTTGAAAATGTCCAGCCCAAGACAACAAACTGCAGCTTGTCCTGTCCTTCCCATCTAGACTGCTGGACTAACTTAcacatcaataaattcaagaacATTTCTGGAAAAGTCCATGCTATCACAGTAGTGGACATGCCAACAACTTTCTTTTAGAAAGATCTCTTTCACTAGAGTCATTTAAGTAAGATATCTAATTACCATAGTCTGTGGCCCTGGAAGAAATTGATAAAGAAATGAGGGAGAGACAAGGCCATGACAGCTGTGACTGAGGAGGCAGACGCCAGCTGTTAGAGTTATCGTAGTGGGTTGTACATGCATCTAGAATTCAAGGACTGTGAATTGAAAGCAATGGGTCTATGGGAGAAAAAAACTTTGGCTTTGTACAATTATTCTGAACCTTATTGTTACTTATTGCTTGCCTTTATTTTGGGGcaaattgttaaaagaaaaagaagtaatgaagaaaaaacaagaaactacCTATACACGAATTTTGCTACATCACTCAGACAGGCAGAGGTTCCCCCAGTCCCTAGGGGAAAAGGTCTCTTACTTTCAATGAATAACTTTTGCTTCTGATGGATTTGGGAAGTATGAAAGTGACCAGtggctggtagttcacctgagcTCCTGTCTTTACTGTGTAGAAGGGACAGCTCAGATGCCTGAGTCTTGTATCATGGCCTCAAGAGGATGGGAAGTAGAGGAGGTAAACCTTTCACAATGGTCCACAGACTAGTTCCATGCTAGTGGACAGACAGTGTCAcccaaaataaaatgtgagaggGCAATTGAAAGAAAGAGTTCACTTTTGAAATCCTAGCTTTTCTGTAAGCAATGAATTTATTCTCTGAGTGCTTCTCACATTGAACTATGTTTTATTCTTCCTGGAGAGCAAAATTTggcagaaaaattataaaaagtatttgattACAGACTTTAAGTCTTCATGGTAGGTAactgtatgtttctaaaaattactAGATTTAATTAACCGACTTACTAACAAAcacacaagcaagcaaacaataactacataaataaataatgtgccTAACCCGGAGGAACTGGAGAAGGCACTATGAAGCTTTAAAGATTGTCCTCAACCAGgtggaggctcagtggatagagcattggactggaacgcggtggacccaggttcaagactccgaggtcgccagcttgagtgaggtttgagcaaagctcaccagcttggacccaaggtcgctggcttgagcaaggggttactctctctgctgtagccccatggtcaaggcacatatgagaaagcaatcaatgaataactaaggtgtcgcaacaaaaaactgatgattgatgcttctcatctctctccgttcctgtctgtctgtccctatctatccctctctctgactctgtttctgtaaaaaaaaaaaaaaaaaaaaaaaaaagattgtcctCAAatttaaacaactgagctaccacAGACTCAGGCTGAGAAATGAGTTTTGATCCAAAGAAGGCTCCTGAGGCTAATGGCATAagaacaaagaggaaaagaacagGGGCATACCACAGTGTCACTGACATAGAAATAGGGCCCCGAAGCTATCTGCAAACTAACCTGACCAATAAAGAAGTGATATGTGGGTACAAAGACACAGGGCTCACCTGAGGACTTCACTCTGAGTTGTTGACCTTACCTGAGGAGAGTTCTATCTTCTCAGCAAGGCAGGAATCCTCTTCGCAAATATAAGTGATACACATTTGGCTTGCCTTCGGCCCTTTCCGAATGATCACGTCAATCAAAGCTCGGGCCTTATCCATGATTGTgacattttcatttcttattttctcaaaCTCCTCCTCATTTAGCACTCTTTTCTCTAATAGTTCATCGAGCAAGCCATTGATGGTGCCAGGGCTCACCGACTGGATAAatgtcttcctcttctccttcagggTCTTGTCTGTTTGAAGCACAAGGATTTCTCCTGTCACTAAAACAGTCTCATTTTCCCCTTCTGTCAGCAGTAAGGAGCTAGCCTTCTTTGTATTTAATCCATAAAATGTACCTCTCCCCACAGTTCAGTCATCCAGAACATCTCTTATTCTTCCCTCACTATGATCCATGATTGCTCAATGAATGGCCCGAAGTCTGAAATTTACATTCTCTAAGTAAGTGCCTGAAAATCAGAGATCTTCCTGACAGTGACTCAGGTTTAACTCTGCATAGTAAAATAATGAACTAGTGATAGCCCATTTCCTTTGGGACAACAGCTGCTGGTACCCTTCTTGTTGCAACTGTACACCCTCTGTCAGATAATTCAGTTAAGATGGCAAAACGATAGCAGAATAGCAGAGAAGCAACAGTTCCTTTCTGAAATTTGCCTTTCCTTTCCAAAAGCTGTAAAAGTCTTCCCTACTCTTCTTTCCCACTCCCTCAGCTCTGCTCATCCAAACATTCACAGAAGCTTACTACAGCTTCCACCAAAACTACCCACTTCCCAAATCGTTTCCCTAAGACATGTTCTCTTAGACAGTAATAAAACTAAACAGCAAGAACTCACCAGCCATGGCTGTTCTCTCTTAACCTTGGTGTGGTTTTGA is drawn from Saccopteryx leptura isolate mSacLep1 chromosome 1, mSacLep1_pri_phased_curated, whole genome shotgun sequence and contains these coding sequences:
- the CASP1 gene encoding caspase-1, which translates into the protein MADKTLKEKRKTFIQSVSPGTINGLLDELLEKRVLNEEEFEKIRNENVTIMDKARALIDVIIRKGPKASQMCITYICEEDSCLAEKIELSSGSQSENDHATQDPQAAIRPSEINVFSTMKDIPAKLTFPGPGGSLKLCTPEQAQRIWKEKSAEIYPIMEKSTRTRLALIICNTQFDKVSRRDGADADIRGMKMLLEDLGYTVVLRENLTALDMTREVKDFAALEKHKTSDSTFLVFMSHGIREGICGTKHSEEVPDILSINTIFQSLNTKNCPSLKDKPKVIIIQACRGESKGIVWLEDSSEAAEKSSSLAPEDLEYDAVKKAHIEKDFIAFCSSTPDNVSWRHPEKGSLFIMKLIEQLQENACSCDLEEIFRKVRFSFELPDGRAQMPTTERVTLTRHFYLFPGY